GTATGCCCGTCGCGCACCTTCACGGCATTCTCCTTCAGCGAAATGCCGCGGCCTTCCGCCGCCGCCTCGCCCAGAAGAAGGGCCGTGCCGGATGGCGCGTCGACCTTGTGGCGGTGATGCATCTCGAGAACCTCGATATCCCAGCCCTTCGCCGAAAGCGCTGCGGCTGCCTGCTTGACCAGTTCGCCAAGCAGGTTGACGCCCAGTGACATGTTTCCGGACTTGATGATACGGGCATGGCGGGCGGCCGCCTTGATCTGGGTCTCGTCATCCTCCGAAAAGCCGGTCGTGCCGATCACGTGGACGATGCGCGCCTGCGCGGCAAGTTCGGCATATTCGACGGAGGCCGCCGGCACGGTGAAATCGAGCACGCCCTCGGCATCGACAAAGGCCTTCAGCGGATCGTCGGTGACCGGCACGCCGAGCGCGCCGACGCCGGCGAGTTCCCCGGCGTCCTTGCCCAGAACAGGGCTTTCCGGGCGGTCGATGGCGGCGTGGAGAACCGCGCCCTCGGTTTCGCTGATCACGCGGATGAGTGTCTGTCCCATCCGTCCGCTGGCGCCCACGACGACGAGTTTCATTGCCGGACTGGTCATGCTTCTTCCTGGTATTGCTTCAGATCGGATATCCGCGACACGCAGCGTGTCGCGAAGGCAGTGAGACCTTATTGGAAGCGCATGAGGAAGAAAAGGTTGATCTTGGTCCGCGCTCCGCTCAGTCGCGCCAGCGGCGGCCGTCAAGGGCGAGGCCGAAGCGCAGCGGCGTGCGGGCATAGGTGGCAAGGCCGGCAAGGGCCGCGAGCGGGTGGGTGACGACATAGGTCGGGATCGACTGCATCAGCGCGTTGTGCGGGGCCTTGTCCTCGAAGGCGGCGCGGAACTCCGGCTTCTTCAGCGCCGGCAGGATCTTCAGCGAGATGCCGCCGGCAAGGTAGACGCCGCCGCGCGCCATGAACACCATCGCCATATCTCCGGCGATGCGGCCGAGATAGGTCGAAAACAGCGACAGCGTTTCAACGGCCTGTGGGTCGGAACCGTCAAGGCCCGCATGGCTGACGTCCTTCGGCTCATAGGGCTTGGCCTCGATCCCGTCGGCAGCGCAGATAGCGTTATAGAGGTTGACCATGCCGCGCCCGCACAGGATCTGCTCGGCGGCCACCCGGCCCTCGATGGTCTTGATGTGCGGGAAAATCTGGTAATCGCGCTCCGTGCGCGGGCCGACATCGATGTGACCGCCTTCGCCTGGAACCGGAATCCACCGTTCCTCGGCATGGACGAGACCGGCGACGCCGAGGCCGGTTCCCGGGCCGAGCACGACGCGCGAGGCGACCATCGTGTCCGGTCGCGGCGCGATCGGCTCGCGGAACTCATCGGGCATGTTGGCGATCGCGAGCGCCTGGGCCTCGAAGTCGTTGATGATCACCACATCCTCGAGCCCGAGCGCGCTGATCATGTCCTTCGGCTTGATCACCCAGTCGCAATTGGTCAGCGGAATTTCATCGCCGCGAATGGGCCCGGCGACGGCCAGGATGGCGCTGCGCGGCTGCAGCGCGGTCTTGTCCATGACGCCTGCCTGTATGGCCGCGTCGACGGTCGGGAAATCGGCTGTGTGCACGATCGGGAACTCGCGCGGCTCGGCATAGGCGTCGACCAGCAGCGAGAACCGCGCATTGGTGCCGCCGATATCGCCGATCAGGATGGGGAAGGAGAGAGGGTCCGAGGTGCTGAGGGTTTTGGCCATGATGTTTCCGCGTTCCGCCCTGTCCCGGGCTTTATCAATGTCTGGCGCAGTCTGTGCATTCAGTTTGGCGATTTTGCAACGGCATCCGTCAAATCGGAAGGGCAATCGCAGGCCGCC
This window of the Martelella lutilitoris genome carries:
- a CDS encoding glucokinase; the encoded protein is MAKTLSTSDPLSFPILIGDIGGTNARFSLLVDAYAEPREFPIVHTADFPTVDAAIQAGVMDKTALQPRSAILAVAGPIRGDEIPLTNCDWVIKPKDMISALGLEDVVIINDFEAQALAIANMPDEFREPIAPRPDTMVASRVVLGPGTGLGVAGLVHAEERWIPVPGEGGHIDVGPRTERDYQIFPHIKTIEGRVAAEQILCGRGMVNLYNAICAADGIEAKPYEPKDVSHAGLDGSDPQAVETLSLFSTYLGRIAGDMAMVFMARGGVYLAGGISLKILPALKKPEFRAAFEDKAPHNALMQSIPTYVVTHPLAALAGLATYARTPLRFGLALDGRRWRD
- the dapB gene encoding 4-hydroxy-tetrahydrodipicolinate reductase, with amino-acid sequence MTSPAMKLVVVGASGRMGQTLIRVISETEGAVLHAAIDRPESPVLGKDAGELAGVGALGVPVTDDPLKAFVDAEGVLDFTVPAASVEYAELAAQARIVHVIGTTGFSEDDETQIKAAARHARIIKSGNMSLGVNLLGELVKQAAAALSAKGWDIEVLEMHHRHKVDAPSGTALLLGEAAAEGRGISLKENAVKVRDGHTGPRAEGTIGFATLRGGSVVGEHSVLLAGEGETVSLSHKATDRSIFARGAVQAALWGRAEKPGLYSMLDVLGLSKTH